The proteins below are encoded in one region of Micromonospora pisi:
- a CDS encoding creatininase family protein, whose translation MVGKSNIVQTANAEKAGSMTLFPTRTDWDNARSAAELASDAHHDMHAGELEVSILLCVQPGAVGAGFVDGDHAADERPMLLAHGMGAYTTTGVIGRPSAGTAGKGEALLASLAESFGEHLSILLNER comes from the coding sequence TTGGTCGGTAAATCCAACATCGTGCAGACCGCAAACGCGGAGAAGGCCGGCTCGATGACCTTGTTTCCCACGCGGACGGACTGGGACAACGCCCGGTCCGCGGCGGAGCTGGCCAGCGACGCACATCATGACATGCACGCGGGTGAGCTGGAGGTCTCCATCCTGCTGTGTGTCCAGCCGGGCGCGGTTGGTGCCGGCTTCGTCGACGGCGACCACGCCGCCGATGAACGGCCGATGCTGTTGGCCCACGGAATGGGTGCCTATACGACGACCGGGGTCATCGGCCGGCCCTCGGCCGGCACGGCAGGCAAAGGTGAGGCGCTGCTGGCAAGCCTGGCCGAGTCGTTTGGCGAGCATCTCTCGATCCTGCTGAACGAGCGGTAA